The following coding sequences lie in one Candidatus Poribacteria bacterium genomic window:
- a CDS encoding GNAT family N-acetyltransferase — protein MRVKVVKDESEFMRMKPIWDALLERCPDSMIYLTHEWMQAYWGAIDLEKERRMLILTVYDGNRPIAIAPFVVLRERRLGRKCRVIRFLGYDGMRSHLILTEKLAEAINAVLDFLHHNRHIWDLAVLNNLPLDSPNTDLLIDKLWESEFRFGYTISRLSPYIPLTGDWNSYLASRSRSLRKEIKYKRRRAEREYRVELKRITRTENVDLLMDKIVEVDARSWRYKTGAAIILNPDVRKALYRLTRLANERGWLYVGLLEFDGRPIAFEYKLAYNGTVYGLRIGYDEEYRRYSPGLILRSFMLQTAFQDGMSEFDLAGHNEEYKARWTSQIREHIDLTLYNRTSPFFILYSVPVLRRIKPLKKIKDNLLRVRKLWKS, from the coding sequence ATGAGGGTCAAAGTAGTTAAGGATGAAAGCGAATTCATGCGGATGAAACCGATATGGGATGCGCTCCTTGAAAGGTGTCCCGATAGCATGATCTACCTGACACATGAATGGATGCAGGCCTATTGGGGGGCGATCGATCTCGAGAAAGAAAGGAGGATGTTGATTCTAACGGTTTATGATGGTAATAGGCCGATAGCTATCGCCCCTTTTGTGGTCCTAAGGGAACGTAGGCTTGGTCGAAAATGCAGGGTCATCCGCTTTCTGGGATATGACGGAATGCGATCTCATCTGATCCTGACCGAAAAACTCGCTGAGGCCATCAACGCGGTGCTGGATTTTCTACATCACAACCGGCATATCTGGGATCTGGCCGTGCTCAACAACCTGCCGCTAGATTCACCGAACACCGATCTGTTGATAGATAAACTGTGGGAAAGCGAATTTCGATTCGGATATACCATAAGCCGGCTCTCACCGTATATCCCCCTGACAGGGGATTGGAATTCGTATCTAGCCTCAAGGAGCAGGTCGCTTAGAAAGGAGATAAAATACAAAAGGCGGAGGGCCGAAAGGGAATATCGGGTCGAGCTGAAAAGGATCACCCGAACCGAAAATGTTGACCTGCTGATGGATAAAATCGTGGAGGTGGACGCCAGGAGCTGGAGATATAAGACCGGGGCGGCGATAATCCTGAATCCTGATGTGAGAAAGGCCCTCTATCGATTGACCCGTTTGGCGAACGAGCGTGGATGGCTTTACGTGGGACTGTTGGAGTTCGACGGACGGCCGATCGCCTTTGAATACAAACTCGCATACAACGGGACCGTCTACGGGTTGAGGATCGGATATGATGAGGAATACAGGAGATATTCCCCGGGACTGATACTCAGGAGCTTTATGTTGCAGACCGCTTTCCAGGATGGGATGAGCGAGTTCGATCTGGCCGGCCATAATGAGGAGTATAAGGCGAGATGGACGAGTCAAATCCGAGAGCATATAGATCTGACCCTATACAACAGGACTTCGCCTTTCTTCATCCTCTATTCGGTGCCTGTTTTGAGAAGAATTAAGCCGTTGAAGAAGATCAAAGATAACCTGCTCAGGGTTAGAAAGCTATGGAAAAGTTAG
- a CDS encoding GNAT family N-acetyltransferase — MKIRSQIITDRRDLIDLRPRWEKLQNESGSRSISTTWTWMWTWWEVFGEEGELFVILIYGGDELIGIAPLWRRRIKRFGLIPMLQIRLLATGERESDEICSDYLDFILRRGREEEAIEGIFDALQGERWDEIVIESLEARSGTVGLLKRIASDRGFKIQELGRIPSFCVELPESWESYLAQLSQSFRKKIRRNRRDLAKAHFRSVKTHSELEAAFGRLIELHQERMRSLGRPGVFSSERFTRFHRLISRRLLDEGKLYMTSLDLEGETIAINYGFREGDALYIYQSGIRSLETNRISPGIALESLCIEDAIRSGLRRYDLMRGDEEYKLHWRPVKREMVRLKIRRGR; from the coding sequence ATGAAGATCAGATCACAGATCATAACTGATCGGAGAGATCTCATCGATCTACGACCAAGATGGGAAAAACTGCAAAATGAAAGCGGATCAAGGTCTATCTCGACAACCTGGACCTGGATGTGGACGTGGTGGGAGGTGTTCGGCGAGGAAGGCGAGCTGTTCGTCATCCTCATCTACGGTGGTGATGAGCTCATAGGCATAGCACCGCTCTGGCGCAGAAGGATAAAGCGGTTCGGCCTGATCCCCATGCTCCAGATCAGATTGCTTGCCACCGGCGAGAGGGAAAGCGATGAGATCTGTTCGGACTACCTGGATTTCATCCTTCGCCGAGGTCGTGAGGAGGAAGCGATCGAAGGGATATTCGACGCCCTCCAGGGCGAGAGGTGGGATGAGATCGTGATCGAGTCCCTGGAAGCTCGCTCCGGAACGGTCGGGCTGTTGAAGCGGATCGCCTCCGATAGGGGATTTAAGATACAGGAGCTCGGACGGATACCCAGTTTCTGTGTGGAACTTCCCGAAAGTTGGGAAAGCTATCTGGCTCAATTGAGCCAGTCCTTCCGCAAGAAGATCAGACGGAACAGAAGAGATTTGGCGAAAGCACATTTCAGATCGGTTAAGACTCATTCAGAACTGGAGGCGGCCTTCGGCAGGTTAATCGAACTTCACCAGGAGAGAATGAGGTCCCTGGGAAGACCAGGGGTCTTCTCAAGCGAGAGGTTTACCAGATTTCACAGGCTCATCTCGCGCAGGCTCTTGGACGAGGGAAAGCTCTACATGACGAGCCTGGATCTCGAGGGTGAGACGATAGCAATCAACTACGGATTCAGGGAGGGTGATGCCCTTTACATATATCAATCCGGAATCCGATCTCTGGAGACCAACAGGATATCACCGGGAATAGCTTTGGAGAGCCTCTGCATCGAGGATGCGATCCGATCCGGCCTGCGAAGATATGACCTCATGCGAGGGGATGAGGAGTATAAGCTTCACTGGAGGCCGGTCAAACGGGAGATGGTGAGGCTCAAAATCCGAAGGGGAAGGTGA
- a CDS encoding class I SAM-dependent methyltransferase, translating into MKGRWYLKVLIQKSLSLMPYGCALNFLLQRRYGELKEISVADKLEEIVRTFVVPILRRQGTITGVKVVEIGTGWVPILPITLSLLGARCETFDIAKHLKTEIVIRTLAEMRRHLVILTEISGFSLRDAERKLERALGRSKVEDIMETLGIYYLAPTDTTDLPVASDSRDVTVSRLVLAHIPPSILPAVLKELYRITRPGGLSIHRVNLHDEYAASDPKATSINFLRYPGWFWDRFVNNRIKYLNRARYPYYLDLFEKTGFRIVSLDRTLDKRSYNALSSMRVAREFRGYSREELATIKFTVILEKPR; encoded by the coding sequence GTGAAAGGCAGATGGTACCTGAAGGTTCTAATCCAGAAATCCCTTTCATTAATGCCTTATGGATGCGCCCTGAATTTTTTATTGCAGAGGCGATATGGCGAGCTCAAGGAGATCTCTGTTGCCGATAAGCTTGAGGAGATAGTAAGAACCTTCGTCGTCCCCATTCTGCGAAGGCAGGGTACGATAACTGGCGTCAAGGTGGTGGAGATAGGAACGGGATGGGTTCCGATACTGCCGATAACCCTATCCCTTTTAGGCGCACGTTGCGAAACCTTCGACATAGCTAAACACCTGAAAACGGAGATAGTCATCAGGACATTGGCCGAAATGCGAAGACATCTCGTGATCCTAACGGAAATATCCGGATTCTCACTCCGAGATGCTGAGAGGAAACTTGAAAGGGCTCTTGGGAGATCCAAGGTTGAAGATATCATGGAGACGCTGGGCATCTATTATCTGGCACCGACTGATACAACGGATCTGCCGGTAGCCTCCGATTCCCGGGATGTCACGGTATCCCGATTGGTGTTAGCGCATATCCCTCCGAGTATCCTGCCCGCTGTCCTGAAGGAATTATATAGGATAACAAGACCGGGTGGGTTGTCGATCCATAGGGTGAATCTTCACGATGAATATGCTGCCTCCGATCCGAAGGCGACCTCGATAAACTTCCTCAGATACCCCGGCTGGTTTTGGGATAGATTCGTGAACAACCGCATAAAATATCTCAATCGAGCTCGCTATCCTTACTATCTGGACCTCTTCGAGAAAACGGGGTTCAGGATCGTCAGCCTCGATAGGACGTTGGATAAACGTTCATATAATGCTCTATCCAGCATGAGGGTAGCCAGGGAATTCAGAGGTTACTCGAGAGAGGAGCTGGCAACCATTAAATTCACAGTTATCCTGGAGAAGCCGAGATGA
- a CDS encoding polysaccharide deacetylase family protein, translating into MNEALMLLYHSIDPGDGKVDGDKLIYSVKLKEFRRQMEYLSRSGYDVISLDELVLHICAGEPLPKRAVIITFDDGNSSDYEYGVPELLRYGFHATFFITVRNVGITLGWRQIKEMAELGMSIQSHTVTHPFLSDLPPDAIRWELRESKKIIEEMTGETVLYLALPGGRYSRVVKRIAMECGYKAICTSEIGTNGPDTDLYRLRRWIVRRNTDMSEFQRIVEGDKFTELRCKTRYVLLNAAKKVLGNKSYVRLRRKLLDGVKP; encoded by the coding sequence ATGAATGAGGCCTTGATGTTGCTCTACCATTCGATAGATCCGGGCGATGGGAAGGTGGACGGCGATAAGCTGATCTATTCGGTTAAGTTGAAGGAGTTCAGGCGACAGATGGAATATCTGTCAAGGTCGGGATATGACGTGATCTCGCTTGATGAACTTGTCCTCCATATATGCGCCGGAGAGCCCCTTCCCAAGAGGGCGGTGATTATAACGTTCGATGACGGCAACTCGAGCGATTATGAGTATGGAGTGCCGGAGCTTTTGAGATACGGATTTCACGCTACGTTCTTCATCACCGTCCGAAACGTAGGGATAACCCTGGGATGGAGGCAGATTAAGGAGATGGCAGAGCTGGGTATGTCGATCCAATCACATACGGTGACACATCCGTTCCTGTCGGATCTACCGCCCGACGCGATAAGATGGGAGCTTCGGGAATCGAAGAAAATCATAGAGGAAATGACGGGCGAAACCGTCCTATATCTGGCCCTCCCCGGCGGGCGATACAGCAGGGTCGTGAAAAGGATAGCGATGGAGTGCGGGTATAAGGCTATCTGCACCTCTGAGATAGGAACCAACGGCCCCGATACGGATTTATACAGGCTGAGAAGATGGATCGTGAGGAGAAATACGGATATGTCGGAATTTCAGAGGATCGTGGAAGGCGATAAATTTACTGAATTACGCTGCAAAACCAGGTATGTTCTGCTCAATGCAGCGAAAAAGGTGCTGGGGAATAAATCGTATGTAAGGTTGAGACGAAAATTATTGGATGGGGTGAAGCCGTGA
- a CDS encoding glycosyltransferase family 2 protein, whose protein sequence is MKIAELAFWMSIFFIIYTYFGYPLTLLVLSRFKTALPRKSYNRHPLVSVIISAYNEEKVIGAKLRNLLDQEYPKDKLEVIVVSDGSTDDTDIIVQRFPDPRVKLIKLPERGGKPRALNVGVSHARGEIILFSDSRQLYARNSIKEIVANFNDESVGAVSGELCLVEGPDYQSGGLNETTESIGIYWKYEKLLRKLESRMDSVVGATGAIYAIRRELFHPIAEDIILDDVLIPMRVALQGYRVVFEPKAKAFDPIAPDPKREFIRKVRTLAGNFQLFLRFKELYNPFRNRLLFQMISHKVFRLLVPFALIFAFILNASLISTAPFYKGALIAQLLLYLAALSGHLTSHHGNLKPWRFLSIPYTFLMLNTAVMVGLYRYATGKQKVTWCKGTSPQFEITARIGSPRIHP, encoded by the coding sequence GTGAAGATAGCAGAACTGGCGTTTTGGATGTCTATCTTTTTCATCATCTACACCTACTTCGGATATCCCTTAACGTTGCTCGTGCTATCGCGCTTTAAAACCGCTCTTCCGAGGAAATCCTATAATCGACATCCGCTTGTGTCGGTTATCATATCGGCATACAACGAGGAGAAGGTGATAGGGGCGAAGCTGAGAAACCTTTTGGACCAGGAATATCCGAAGGACAAGCTGGAGGTGATCGTGGTGTCAGATGGCTCTACGGATGATACCGATATCATAGTCCAGCGATTCCCCGATCCCAGGGTGAAGCTGATCAAATTACCGGAGAGAGGTGGAAAACCCAGAGCGTTAAACGTGGGTGTATCTCATGCCAGGGGAGAGATCATACTGTTTTCGGATTCCAGACAGCTCTACGCGAGGAACTCCATTAAGGAGATAGTGGCGAACTTCAACGACGAATCGGTCGGAGCCGTCAGCGGTGAACTATGTCTGGTTGAGGGGCCGGATTATCAAAGCGGTGGCCTCAATGAGACTACGGAAAGCATTGGGATCTATTGGAAATACGAGAAGCTGTTGAGAAAGCTCGAAAGCAGGATGGACTCCGTCGTGGGAGCCACAGGGGCGATATACGCCATAAGACGGGAGCTATTTCATCCGATAGCCGAGGACATAATTCTCGATGATGTCCTTATACCGATGCGTGTTGCGCTCCAGGGGTATAGGGTTGTGTTTGAACCTAAGGCCAAGGCGTTCGACCCGATCGCACCGGATCCTAAGAGGGAATTCATCAGAAAGGTGAGAACCCTCGCCGGCAACTTCCAGCTTTTCCTGAGGTTTAAAGAGCTCTATAATCCCTTTAGGAACAGGTTGCTTTTTCAGATGATATCCCACAAGGTATTTCGACTCCTCGTCCCGTTCGCTTTGATCTTCGCTTTTATCCTCAATGCATCGCTCATAAGCACAGCTCCGTTCTACAAGGGGGCTCTTATAGCACAACTTCTCCTTTATCTAGCCGCCCTATCAGGGCATCTTACATCTCATCATGGTAACCTGAAACCGTGGCGTTTTCTATCCATACCTTACACCTTCCTGATGCTTAATACTGCCGTGATGGTGGGGCTTTACAGATATGCGACGGGGAAACAGAAGGTGACATGGTGTAAAGGTACCTCTCCACAATTTGAGATAACAGCTCGAATCGGTTCTCCCAGGATTCATCCCTGA